CCGCCGCTGAGCCCGCTCCCGGCCGTGGACGGCCCTGCCGCGCCCGGCGCGGTGCCGCACAATGGCCGGCGAGACCCCGTCCCGAGGAGCGCCCCGATGTCCCTGACCGTCGCCGTCGTCCAGCTCGCGCCGACCGAGGACAAGGCCGCGAACCTCGCGACGATCGAGCGGCTGCTGCGCCGCGCCCGGGAGCGTGGCACGCGGCTCGCCGTGCTGCCGGAGTTCTCCGTCTTCACCGCCTCGGCGATGGACGAGCGCTTCGTCGACAGCGCCGAGCCACTCGACGGCCCGGCCGTCACCCGCCTGGCCGCACTCTCGGCCGAGCTCGGTCTCGCCGTCGTCGCCGGGGTCAACGAGACCGCGGACGGCGGCCGGATCCACAACACCCTCGTCGGCATCGACGGCGGCGAGGTCAGGGCCACCTACCGCAAGGTCCACCTGTACGACGCGTTCGGCTACCGCGAGTCCGACCGGGTCCTCGCGGCCGACCTCGCGCCACCGGCGCTGCTGGAGGTCGACGGCTTCACCGTCGGCATGCAGACCTGCTACGACCTGCGCTTCCCCGAGTCCACGCGGGTGCTCGTCGACGCCGGCGCGGACGTCGTCGCCCTGCCCGCGCAGTGGGTGCCCGGCCCGCTCAAGGAGTACCACTGGACCACCCTGCTGCGGGCGCGGGCGATCGAGAACACCGCCTACGTCCTCGCCGCGGACCAGTGCGCGCCGACCGGCGCCGGGCACAGCACGGTCCTGGACCCGATGGGCGTGGCCCTGGCCGGTGTGGGCGAGGCCGAAGGACTGGCGACGGCGGTCCTGGAGCGGGAGCGCCTGGAGCAGGTCCGCGCGACGAAC
Above is a genomic segment from Georgenia wutianyii containing:
- a CDS encoding carbon-nitrogen hydrolase family protein, with product MSLTVAVVQLAPTEDKAANLATIERLLRRARERGTRLAVLPEFSVFTASAMDERFVDSAEPLDGPAVTRLAALSAELGLAVVAGVNETADGGRIHNTLVGIDGGEVRATYRKVHLYDAFGYRESDRVLAADLAPPALLEVDGFTVGMQTCYDLRFPESTRVLVDAGADVVALPAQWVPGPLKEYHWTTLLRARAIENTAYVLAADQCAPTGAGHSTVLDPMGVALAGVGEAEGLATAVLERERLEQVRATNPALTLRRYAVVPKER